The genome window GTTTCGAGGCCTTAAAGCAGGTCGAGGTGCGCGCCCGCGTCTCCGGCGCTCTGGAGAAGATCAATTTCACCGATGGGCAGTTCGTCAAAGCCGGCGACGTCCTCTTCGTCATCGATCAGCGGCCATATCAGATCGCTGTCGACAGCGCGCGTGCGGAGCTTACCCGGGCGCAGGCGCAGGCCGCGATGTCCGCGCGCGATTACGGGCGCGCGCAGGAAATGACGCAGGGCCGCACCATTACTGCCCGCGACGTCGATCAGCGCAAAGCGAGCAATGATATCGCCAAGGCGCAGGTCTTGAGCGCCGAAGCCGCGCTTCGCAACGCCGAGCTCAATCTGGAATGGACGCAGGTTCGCGCGCCGATCGCCGGGCGCGTGTCGGACCGTCGCGTCGATTCGGGCAATCTGGTTCAGGGCGGACAGGCGGATGCGACCTTGCTCACGACGATCGTGACGCTCGATCCCATTCACTTCATCTTCGACGCCTCCGAGGCCGACTACATTCGCTATGCGCGCTCAGCGGAGCGCCAGCAGGAAACCTCGCGCGAGTTCAAGAATCGCGTTTCGGTGCGGCTGGCTGACGAGACCGAGTGGACCCGCAGCGGCGTCATGGACTTCATCGACAATCAGCTCAATCGGCGCTCGGGGACGATCCGTGGCCGAGCCGTCTTCGACAACAAGGACTATTTTCTGACGCCCGGCACGTTCGGCCGCCTGCGCCTGTTCGGCGGCGACGTCTCCGCGCTGCTCATTCCCGACGCTTCCGTCGTCTCCGATCAGACGAGCAAGACCGTGCTTGTCGTGTCGGACGACAACAAGGTCATCGCCAAGTCCGTGAGTCTTGGCCCCATTCACAATGGTCTGCGAGTGATCCAATCCGGCCTCGACGCGAAGGATCGAATCGTGATCGGCGGGCTCGCAAATCCGATGGTTCGCTCCGGCGCGACCGTCCAGCCCAAGGAAGGCGAGATCAAGGAAGCGCCTGTCGCGGTCAGCGACCGATAGACGTCGAGATCAGGAACGCTATGCGCATTTCGCACTTCTTCATCGAGCGGCCGATCTTTGCGGCGGTGCTTTCCGTGCTTCTGACGCTTGCGGGAGCGATCGCGCAGGGCGCGCTGCCCGTCTCCGAATATCCGGAAATCGCGCCGCCGACGGTGAATATCAGCGCGACCTATCCGGGCGCGTCGGCGGACGTGATCGCCGAGACCGTGGCCTCGCCCATCGAGCAGGAGGTCAATGGCGTCGACAACATGCTCTACATCACGTCGCAATCGACCGGCGACGGACGCGTGTCGATCGACGTCGTGTTCAAGCCGGGCGTCAACATCGATCTCGCGCAGGTGCTCGTTCAGAACCGCGTCGCCATCGCCAACCCGCGCTTGCCGGAGGAGGTGACGCGTTTCGGCGTCGTGGTGAAGAAGGCCTCGCCGGATCTGATGATGGTCGTCCATCTGCTGTCGCCCGACGGCTCCCGCGACCAGCAATATATTTCGAACTATGCGACGCTCTATGTGAAGGACGCCATCGCCCGAATTGACGGCGTTGGCGACGCGCGCCTCTTTGGCGCGAGAGACTATTCGATGCGCGTCTGGCTCGATCCCGCGAAAGTCGAGGCGCGCGATCTGACGGCGGGCGACGTCATCGCCGCTTTGCGCGGCGCCAATCTGCAAGTCGCCGCCGGCGCGGTCAATCAGCCGCCGGCGGCCTCGGCGGGCGCCTTTCAGCTTTCGGTGCAGACTCTGGGACGGCTCAGCACGCCGGAGCAATTCGGCGACATCGTCATCCGCGCCGACGCCGACGGCCAGATTCATCTGCGCGATATCGCGCGCATCGAATTCGGCGCGCAGGACTATACGCTCAACGCCTATCTCAATCACGACGTCGCCACGGCGCTCGGCATTTTCCAGCGTCCCGGCTCGAACGCCCTGCAGACGGCTGAAGCCGTCAAGCAGGAGATGGAGCGGCTCAAGAAGAATTTTCCCGCCGGCGTCGATTACACGGTCGTCTACAATCCCACCGAATTCATCCAGCAGTCGGTGGACGAAGTCGTCCATACGCTGCTCGAAGCGATCGTCCTCGTCGTTCTCGTCGTCATCCTGTTCCTGCAGACGTGGCGGGCGGCGATCATTCCGGTGGCGGCGATCCCCGTGTCGCTGATCGGCAGCTTCGCCGTGATGAAGGCCGCCGGCCTCAGCTTCAACACGCTCTCGCTCTTTGGTCTGGTGCTCGCGATCGGCATCGTCGTCGACGACGCGATCGTCGTGGTGGAGAATGTCGAGCGCTATCTGGCGCAAGGGCTCTCGCCCAAGGAAGCCGCGCACAAGACCATGGATGAAGTCGGCGGCGCGCTGATCGCGATTGCGCTCGTGCTTTGCGGCGTGTTCATCCCCACCGCCTTCATCAGCGGCTTGCAGGGCGCTTTCTACAAGCAGTTCGCCATCACCATTGCGAGCGCGACAATCATATCGGCCTTTGTCTCCCTGACCTTGTCGCCGGCCTTGGCCTCCGTGCTGTTGAAGCCGCACGACGTCGAGGAGGAGGAGAAGACTCATCGGCTGAGTTGGGCGCATGCGCCGCTGCGGCGCTTCTTCGACGCCTTCAACTCTGGCTTCGACCGGCTGTCGAATTCTTATGGGGCGGCGACGGGCCGTCTCGTGCGGCTGGGCGTCGTGATGCTCGCCGTCTACGCGATCCTGATCTTTTTCGCCTTCGATCTGCTGCGCCGAACGCCGACCGGCCTCATTCCGCAGCTCGATCGCGGCTATGTGATCGCCGCGTTCCAATTGCCGCCCGGCGCGACGCTCGATCGCACCGACAAGGTCATGCGCGAAGCGACCGACATTATTTTGAAACGCGCAGGCGTCAAGGACGCGGTCGTTTTCACCGGCTTCGACGGCGCGACATTCACCAATGCGCCGAACACCGGCGTGATCTTCGTCACGCTGGAGGGCTTCGAGGAACGTGCAAAAAAGGGGCTATCCTCGGCGCAGATCCAGGCCGACCTTTACGCGCAGCTGTCCAAGCTGAACGACGCCTTCGTCTTCGTGCTGGCGCCGGCGTCGGTTCCAGGCATCGGCACCGGCGGCGGCCTCAAGGGCTATGTGCAGGATCGCGCCGGGCGCGGACTTCCCGCGCTTGAAAACGCGACGTGGTCGCTCGCCGGCGCGGCGGGACAGTCGGGCGAATTCACCCAGGCGTTCACGCTGTTCAACACGCGCACGCCGCAAATCTTCGCCGACGTCGACCGCACCAAGGCCGAGCTCATCGGCGTGCCGATTTCGCGCGTTTTCGAGACGCTCTCGGTCTATCTTGGCTCGACCTTCGTCAACGACTTCAATGTCCTTGGACGCACCTACCGCGTCATGGCGCAGGCCGACGATCCCTTTCGCCTGACGCTGCGCGACATCGCTAATCTGAAGACGCGCAGCGCCTCGGGGGCGATGGCGCCGATCGGCGCCGTCGCCGCCTTCCGCGATACGACGGGCGCGTTCCGCGTGCCGCGCTACAATCTCTATCCGGCCGCCGAGGTGCAGCTCAATCTCGCGCGCGGCGTCTCCTCCGGCCAGGGCATCGCCGCGGTCGAGAAGCTCGCGGCGGAAAAGCTGCCGCAGGGATTCGGCTTCGAATGGACCGAAATCGCGCTGCAGGAGAAGCTCGCCGGGCACACCGCCGCGATCGCCTTCGGCCTCGCGGTGGTTTTCGTCTTTCTGCTGCTCGCCGCGCTCTATGAGAGCCTGCTCCTGCCGGTTTCGGTGATCCTCATCGTGCCGATGTGCATTCTCGCGGCGATGCTCGGGGTCGTCTCGCGCGGGCTCGACCGCAACATATTGGTCGAAATCGGGCTGGTCGTGCTGATTGGCCTTGCGGCGAAGAACGCCATTCTCATCGTCGAATTCGCCAAGCAGGCGGAAGATGCGGGCCAATCAAAGTTCGAGGCGGCCGTCACCGCCGCCCGCACGCGCCTTAGGCCCATTCTGATGACGTCGCTGGCTTTCATTCTCGGCGTGCTGCCGCTCGCCGTCGCACAGGGCGCCGGCGCCGAAATGCGTCAATCGATCGGCACGGCGGTGTTTTTCGGCATGCTCGGCGTGACGCTGTTCGGCCTCGCCTTCACGCCGACCTTCTACGTGGTCGTGCGTATTTTCGCGCGTTATTTCCGGTCAGGGAGCGCCCGCGAGCCGACGCCGGCGGCTGCAAGGTCGGACGGGAGTTTCGCGCAGGAGATCGGCTTGCGCGAAGCAAGACAGCTCGATCTGAGCCGAGCCAAGAGGTGGCTCGACGGCCTTCGGCGCAGGCTTCAATGATCGAGCGCGGGCGCGAAAGGACGCGCCTGGCGCAGACTTACTGGAAGTGCTCTTCGCGCAGCTTCGTGCTCTGCGTCGGGCCGAACTCACGGCGGCAGGCGGGGCTCAACCGCGCGATATTCTGCTGCAGACAGGATTCGATCTCTTCGACGAAAGGAATGTCGGCGCTGCAGAATTTCAAGGCGTCGCCCATGCAGTCGGAGCGTTCCTGCGACGTGCCCTGAGCCCAGGCGGGAGTCGCGGCGAACGCCAGGAGAAGCAAAAACGGAATGAGTTTACGCATGTCGTTCCTTTCACACCGAAGCGTTCCGGTAATGCGCAAGACATAGCGTAGAATCGTTCCTTTCGAAAAGCAAAGGGCGCTGAACGAGACTTCTTTGGTTAATCGGAACGGCGTGACGGCGCGAGCACTTGCTCGGCGAGAGCGGCGCGGGTGAGACGCAAGAGTTCGTCGAGCGAGGGATTGGACAGGGCGTCGCCTGAGGGTTCGAACCGCACGACGGGTTCACGCGTGCAGAGCCGCAAACAATCGCGCGTCGCAAGGGCGAAACGGCCGGACGCCAGCTCCTGCGAAAAGGCCTGAGCAAAAGACGTCTCGACCGACGCGAGCAGCGTGCGGCCTTTCCCTTCGGCGTCGCAGCGCGGGCCGACGCAGACGAGAAGACGCACGGGATCGGCGTTCACGGGGGCGCTCAATAGATTGGGTGTCGCGCGCAAAGCGCGGCGACGTCCTTGCGGACAGCTTCGATCAACGCGTCGTCGCTCGGGCCTTTCAGCACGCGGTCGATCCATCCGGCGATCGTCTCGAATTCGGCGACGCCGAAGCCGCGCGTGGTTCCGGCGTTGCTCGACAGGCGCAGGCCCGACGGCGCCTCGGGCGGGCGCGGATCGAAGGGGATCATATTCTTGTTGACGGCGAGGCCAGCGCGCTCCAGCGCCTTTGCGGCGATGTCGCCGGTGACGCCGCGCGCGGCAAGATCGACGAGCATCAGCCCCATATCCGTTCCGCCGCTGACGATGCGCAGGCCGGCGTCTGCAAGCGCGCGCGCCAGCGCCCGCGCATTGTCGATCACCGCGCGGTTGTAGGTTGCAAATTCCGGCCGCAAGGCTTCGCCAAGGCATGCCGCCTTGCCGGCGACGCCAAGCAGCAGCACCGAGCCCTGCACGCCCGGAAATACGCCCCCGTTGATCGGCTTGCTTAAGCCATCGTCGTTCCACAGAACCATGCCGCCGCGCGCGCCGCGCAGGGATTTGTATGTCGTCGTCGTCACGACATGCGCGTGGGGGAGGGGATCGGGATAGAGGCCGGTCGCGACAAGGCCGGCGAAATGCGCCATGTCGACGAGGAGATAGGCGCCGACCTCGTCGGCGATCGCGCGCATCGACGCGAAATCGATGGCGCGCGGATAGGCGGAGCCGCCGGCGATGATCATGCGCGGCCTTTCGCGCCGCGCGAGATCGCGCATCTCGTCGAGATCGATGCGTTCGGACTCGCGGCTGACGCCATAGGTGATGATTTTATAGTCGCGCCCGGTCAGCGTCGCCGGATGGCCGTGGCTGATGTGTCCCCCGGCCGCGACATTCATGGAAAGGATCGTATCGCCGAGTTTCAATAGGCCGAGAAACACGCCGGCGTTGGCGTTGGAGCCCGAATGCGGCTGCACATTGGCGAAGCGGCAGTTGAAGAGCCTCTTCGCGCGCTCGATGGCGAGCGCCTCGATCGCGTCGGCGAACTCAGCGCCGCCATAGTAGCGCGCAAAGGGCAGGCCTTCGACGGTCTTATTGGTAAGGATCGAGCCCTGCGCCTCCAGCACGAGCCGCGAGACGATGTTTTCGGAGGCGATGAGTTCGACGCCGTCCTGCTGACGCCGCAACTCTCCGGCGATCGCCGCAGCGAGTTCGGGATCGGCGGAGAGGGCGGAGGCGAATTCGGAATGGGTCTGCGCCATCGCACGACGGTATCAGCGATCAATCGGCATTACGCAAGCAGTCCTCATGCTGAGGAGGCGCCTGAAAGGCGCCGTCTCGAAGCACGAGGGCTGCGCTGACACTCGTTGGCTTCTGGAGGCGGCCCTCGTCCTTCGAGACGCGCGCATTGCGCGCTCCTCAGGATGAGGGCCTTTGGCTCACACATCCAAATTGGCGACGTTCAGCGCATTGTCCTGAATGAACTCGCGCCTCGGCTCCACCACATCGCCCATCAGCTTGACGAAAATGTCGTCCGCCTCCACCGCTTCTTTCACCTTCACCTGCAGCAGCGAACGCGCGTCGCGATCGAGAGTCGTCTCCCAGAGCTGTTCGGCGTTCATCTCGCCGAGACCCTTGTAGCGCTGGATCGTCAGCCCCTTGCGGCCGATCGAGTTCATCGCGTCGTAAAGCGCCAGCGGGCCGGAGAGCGGCGCCTCGTCGCCGCGCCGGATCAGAGTCGCCGGCGCGGCGAAGATTTCGCGCAGGCTCTCGGCGCGCTCATGCAGCTTGCGCGCCTCGCTGGAATTCAAGAGCGACGCGTCGAGCGTCACGGCATGCGTCACGCCGCGCAGCGTGCGCTTGAAGACATATTCGAGACTTTGGCCGCCGTCGCGCACCTCGCCCGACCAGCCGCGTTCGGTCTCTTCCGAAATCGCGTCGAGGCGTCGCGCGATGTCATCTGCGTAGCGCTTCGCTTCCGCTTCATCCGTCAGCGGCGTCAGATCGCCGGCCATCGCCGCCTGTTCGACGACGGCGCGGTCATAGCGCGAATGCAGGCTCAGCATCACATTGCGGAACGCGCGCGTATCTTCGAGCGTTTGGCGCAGGTCGGCGCCGGCGCGGTCTTCCGAGCCGGTGCGCAGCACCGCGCCGTCAAGCAGACTTTCGATCAGATAATCTTCAAGCGCGCGTTCGTCTTTCAGATATTGCGTCGACTTGCCGCGCATCACCTTGTAGAGCGGCGCCTGGGCGATGAAGATATGGCCCCGCTCGATCAGCTCCGGCATCTGCCGATAGAAGAAGGTCAGAATCAGCGTGCGGATATGGGCGCCGTCGACGTCGGCGTCGGTCATGATGATGACCTTGTGATAGCGCAGCTTGTCGGCGTTGAACTCGTCGCGGCCGACGCCGGTGCCGAGCGCGGTGATCAGCGTGCCGATCTGTTCGGACGACAGCATCTTGTCGAAACGCGCGCGCTCGACATTGAGGATCTTGCCGCGCAGCGGCAGCACCGCCTGGAATTCCCGATTGCGGCCCTGCTTGGCCGTGCCGCCGGCGGAGTCGCCCTCGACAATGAACAGTTCGGCCTTGGCCGGATCGCGCTCCTGGCAATCGGCGAGCTTGCCCGGTAGATTGGCGACGTCGAGCGCGCCCTTGCGGCGCGTCAGCTCGCGCGCCTTGCGCGCCGCTTCGCGCGCCGCCGCCGCTTCGCAGACTTTGGAAACGACGGTCTTGGCTTCGGCCGGATGCTCCTCCAGCCACTGGCCGAGCAATTCGTTGACGATATTCTCGACGGCCGGGCGCACTTCCGAGGAGACGAGCTTGTCCTTCGTCTGCGACGAGAATTTCGGGTCCGGCACTTTCACCGACAGAACGCAGGTCAGTCCCTCGCGGCAGTCATCGCCGGTGAGATCGACTTTCTCGCGCTTGGCGATGCCGGAGGAGTCGGCGTAGCCGGTGATCTGGCGCGTCAGCCCGCCGCGGAATCCGGCAAGATGCGCGCCGCCGTCGCGCTGCGGAATGTTGTTGGTGAAGGCCAGCACATTTTCGTGATAGCTGTCGTTCCACCACAGCGCGACTTCGACGTTGATCTGGTCGCGCTGACCGTGAATGAGGATCGGCGCCGAAACCAGCGGCGTCTTCGCGCGGTCGAGATAGCGCACGAAAGCCTCGAGTCCGCCCTCGTAGTAGAGCTCTTCGCGCTTGACCTCGGCGTGTCGCGCGTCGGTCAAAACGATGCGCACGCCGGAATTCAAAAAGGCTAGTTCGCGAAGCCGATGCTCGATCGTCGCATAGTCGAACTCGGTCATCGTGAAGGTCGCGGGGGACGGCAGGAACGTCACTTCGGTGCCGCGCTTGGGCGCGCCGTCGACGACTGGCGCGTCGCCCACGACGACGAGCGGCGCGACCGCGTCGCCATTGGCGAACTCGATTGCGTGTTCTTTGCCGTCGCGCCAGACGCGCAGCTTCAACCACACGGAGAGGGCGTTGACCACGGAGACGCCGACGCCGTGCAGACCGCCGGAAACCTTGTAGGAGTTCTGGTCGAACTTTCCGCCGGCGTGCAGCTGCGTCATGATCACTTCGGCCGCCGAGACGCCTTCCTCGTGATGGATGTCGGTCGGAATGCCGCGGCCATTATCGAAGACCGTACAGGAGCCGTCTGCGTTGAGCGTCACGTCGACATGGGTGGCGTGTCCGGCGAGCGCCTCGTCGATCGCGTTGTCGACCACCTCATAGACCATGTGGTGGAGGCCGGTGCCATCGTCCGTGTCGCCGATATACATGCCGGGACGCTTACGCACGGCGTCGAGGCCCCGCAGCACCCTGATGGACCCTGCGCCATATTCCGCCGGATCGCCGTTCCGATTGTCGCTATCGCTCATATTTTTGGGGGGTTTCCGTGCTCGTGAGAGGCCATGATTCGAACACTCGACCTTACCTCAAATGGTTGCTTCAATGCACGGAAATAGTTGACGATTGGGCGCTTTTGCCAGGGACTCGCCGCCCCCGCCGGGCGCGTCGCTTATTCTTTAGGCCGGGCTGGAACGATTTGCTGCGGCCGCTAGTTCACAGGCGGGGCGACGCGCTCGCGTTTCTCGCTGGCTAAGTTCGCGGGCCGCAAAGAGAAAGTCACTTTCCCATGAAAGCGCTTACCTTCCACGGCAAAAGCGACATTCGCTGCGAGAGCGTTCCCGATCCCAAAATCGAAGACCCGCGCGACGCCATCATCAAAGTCACCGCCTGCGCCATTTGCGGCTCCGATTTGCACATTTTCGACGGCATCGTTCCTGAGATGCATACTGGAGACGTGCTCGGGCACGAAACGATGGGCGAGGTCGTCGAAGTCGGTTCGGAAACGAAGAAATTGAAGGTCGGCGACCGGGTCGTCGTGCCCTTCACCATTTCCTGCGGCGAATGTTTCTTCTGTCAGCGCGGCTATTTCTCCGCCTGCGAGCGCACCAACCGCGACCACGCCAAAGCTGAAAAGCTCTGGGGGCACTCTCCGGCGGGCCTCTTTGGCTATTCGCATCTCCTTGGCGGCTACGCCGGCGGCCAGGCGGAATATTTGCGCGTGCCGCACGCCGATGTCGGGCCGATCAAGGCGCCCTCTCAGCTTCGGGACGATCAAGTGCTGTTCTTGTCGGACATTTTTCCGACCGGCTATATGGCGGCCGAATTCTGCGACATCAAACCGGGCGACGTCATCGCGATCTGGGGATGCGGCCCGGTCGGACAATTTGCGATCCGCAGCGCGTTCCTGCTCGGCGCTGAGCGCGTCATCGCGATCGATTCGCTGCCCGAGCGGCTCAGCCTCGCCAAAGCAGCCGGCGCGGAGACGCTCGACTATGGAAAAGTTGACGTCTACGACGCGATCCAAAGCATGACGGAAGGAAGAGGCGCCGACGCCTGCATTGACGCCGTCGGCACCGAACCCGACCCGACCGCGAGCATCGACTCGATGATCGACCGGGCCAAGGTCGCGACATTTCTTGGGACGGACCAGCCGCATGTGCTGCGTCAGGCGATTCACTGCTGCCGCAATTTCGGAACGGTGTCGATCGTCGGCGTCTACGCCGGATTTCTCGACAAAGTGCCGCTGGGATCGGCGATGAATCGCGGCCTCACCTTCCGTATGGCGCAGACTCCCGTGCAGCGCTATCTGCCGCGTTTGCTTGAACGTATCGAGTCGGGGGAAATTGATCCATCCTTCGTCGTCACGCACCGCGGATCGCTCGACGACGGTCCCGAGCTCTACAAGACATTCCGCGACCGGAAGGACGGCTGTGTGAAAGTCGTGCTCACGCCTTGATACGCCGGCGCTCGTCCTCGGAGACGCTCGGAGGATCGCGGATCGCGGCCTTTCAGCGCCTCAAATGAAAACCTTTGTCGTAGTCTGCCGCGGCCTGGACTGGGTCAGCGCGCCATCAGACATGGGCGGCGCGTCCGGGCGTGACATGCAGAAGCTCAGCGGAGCCGCGCAACGGCGCAAATAAAGCGGGGTCGGCGCCGGTCATCCAGACCTGGCCGCCAAGCGCCTGAAGCTCCACGTATAGAGCCTCGCGGCGCTTCACGTCGAAATGCGCGGCGATCTCGTCGAGAAGAAGAATTGGCGCATGTCCGGTCATGGCGCCGATCAGCTTCGCATGCGCCAGGGTCAGCCCCATCAACAGCGCTTTCTGCTCGCCGGTCGAACAAGCTCGAGCCGCCTCGTTCTTGGGACCGTGACGCACGGCGAGATCGCTGCCCTGCGGACCGATTAAGGTGCGTCCAGCGGCGGCGTCGCGGCGCCGGGACGCAGCGAGCTCGCCGCGGTACCATTCCTCCACCGCGAGCGCCGGATCGAGCGCCAGCCGCCGCTCCAGCTCGCCCTCGATCATCACGTCCGCCCAAGGAAAGGGCGAGGCGTCGTCGCGTCCTGCGGCGATCAATGCGACGAGCCGCGAAACGGTCTCGCGCCGAGCGGCGGCCACGGCGACGCCGAGCGCGGCGATCTCCTGCTCCGCGGCGTCGAGCCAGCGCCGGTCGGCGACGCCTTCTTCGAGGAGCCGGTTGCGGTTGCGCAGCGCCCGCTCCAGCCTGTTGGCGCGCGCGCCGTGTTCGGCGTCGACGCCCAGCGCCAGCCGATCCAGAAAGCGCCGTCGTTCGCCCGCCGGGCCCGAGAACAGCCCATCCATGGCCGGCGTGAGCCAGAGCGCCCGGACATGATCGGCGAAGGCCCGCGCCGAAGACGCCGGCGCGCGATCGACACGAAAAAGGCGTTCGCCTGACGGCGTCAGACCATGGCCGAGCTGCGTCGCCACGCCGTCGGCCTCGACTTCGATCGAGACGGCGAAACCGCCGGCGCCGCCGCGTCTCGCGCATTCGGCGAGTTCCGCCCGGCGCAGGCCGCGGCCCGGCGAGAACAGCGACAGCGCTTCCAGCAGATTGGTCTTGCCGGCGCCATTCTCGCCAAAGAGCGCAATGATCGTCGCCTCGAAGCGGCAATCGAGCGCCGCATAGGAGCGAAAGTCGCTGAGCGTCAGGCGGCGCACGCGCGGCGCGCTCTTTGTCGCAAGGGTCGTCATGACGCCGTCGCGGCAAAGCGACGCGGCGCCTTCGCGCGCGCGATCATTGCGGCCGGGAAACGCGGCGGCCCGGCGAGAGGATGGCGTAGCTGTGGGGACCTGTGTAGGAGGTCATCACCGCTTCGATCAAGGGTTCGTCCGATCCTTGCGCCGTTGACCAGTCGACCGTGAAACTGGCGCCGGTGCCGCCGCGAACGTCGTCTTGCGCGATGGTGACCTGCAATGAGGCGTAAGGCTTCAGATAGAGGGGATCGTTCAGGTAGCTTTCGATCAGCTGGCCCGAGCCGTTGCGGTATTCGATCTTTTCGATCGCCAGGATATTCGTCGCCGAGGCGTTGTGGATCGAGAGCGCGCCGGAGAAGTTCAGCCGCGTCACGCCGCCTTGCCCGATGAGCGTCGAATGCAGCGGAATCAGCGTGCGCCCGCGAAGCGCGAGTTTCTCCGCCGGAGCGGAAGTCGTGGCGTCGGGGCTGACGATGACGGGCTGAGCCGACGGCGCCGGCGACCGAGCCGCGCTCTCCGTGACGAAGGCGCTCACGACGAGAGCGAGCGCAAGAATGCGCGGGGCAGCGCTAAGCGGCATTGCGCACACCTTTTCCTTTCGACTCGACATATGCGGCGCCGGCGCACACTAGCATCGCGCCGCGAAAGGTCTAATCGAATGTCATTCGCCGTGGAGGCCGCTTGGCGGCCGACGGTTGGCCTGCGCGACGCGGCGTCGCATCGCTGAAGCCAGACGCGATTCGGCGATCATGGCGGCCCGCGAAGGAGTTTCAACGGGAGAGAACCCATACGTGTCGGGGCGGGCTGACGGAAGGTCTCGCTCGCGATCCGTCGTGGAGCGACGATTGATCGCGCAAAC of Methylocystis sp. SC2 contains these proteins:
- a CDS encoding efflux RND transporter periplasmic adaptor subunit, whose translation is MFKALVALAFLAQSAAARAEGPVPEVVVSRPLARTIPRWDEYTGRFEALKQVEVRARVSGALEKINFTDGQFVKAGDVLFVIDQRPYQIAVDSARAELTRAQAQAAMSARDYGRAQEMTQGRTITARDVDQRKASNDIAKAQVLSAEAALRNAELNLEWTQVRAPIAGRVSDRRVDSGNLVQGGQADATLLTTIVTLDPIHFIFDASEADYIRYARSAERQQETSREFKNRVSVRLADETEWTRSGVMDFIDNQLNRRSGTIRGRAVFDNKDYFLTPGTFGRLRLFGGDVSALLIPDASVVSDQTSKTVLVVSDDNKVIAKSVSLGPIHNGLRVIQSGLDAKDRIVIGGLANPMVRSGATVQPKEGEIKEAPVAVSDR
- a CDS encoding efflux RND transporter permease subunit, coding for MRISHFFIERPIFAAVLSVLLTLAGAIAQGALPVSEYPEIAPPTVNISATYPGASADVIAETVASPIEQEVNGVDNMLYITSQSTGDGRVSIDVVFKPGVNIDLAQVLVQNRVAIANPRLPEEVTRFGVVVKKASPDLMMVVHLLSPDGSRDQQYISNYATLYVKDAIARIDGVGDARLFGARDYSMRVWLDPAKVEARDLTAGDVIAALRGANLQVAAGAVNQPPAASAGAFQLSVQTLGRLSTPEQFGDIVIRADADGQIHLRDIARIEFGAQDYTLNAYLNHDVATALGIFQRPGSNALQTAEAVKQEMERLKKNFPAGVDYTVVYNPTEFIQQSVDEVVHTLLEAIVLVVLVVILFLQTWRAAIIPVAAIPVSLIGSFAVMKAAGLSFNTLSLFGLVLAIGIVVDDAIVVVENVERYLAQGLSPKEAAHKTMDEVGGALIAIALVLCGVFIPTAFISGLQGAFYKQFAITIASATIISAFVSLTLSPALASVLLKPHDVEEEEKTHRLSWAHAPLRRFFDAFNSGFDRLSNSYGAATGRLVRLGVVMLAVYAILIFFAFDLLRRTPTGLIPQLDRGYVIAAFQLPPGATLDRTDKVMREATDIILKRAGVKDAVVFTGFDGATFTNAPNTGVIFVTLEGFEERAKKGLSSAQIQADLYAQLSKLNDAFVFVLAPASVPGIGTGGGLKGYVQDRAGRGLPALENATWSLAGAAGQSGEFTQAFTLFNTRTPQIFADVDRTKAELIGVPISRVFETLSVYLGSTFVNDFNVLGRTYRVMAQADDPFRLTLRDIANLKTRSASGAMAPIGAVAAFRDTTGAFRVPRYNLYPAAEVQLNLARGVSSGQGIAAVEKLAAEKLPQGFGFEWTEIALQEKLAGHTAAIAFGLAVVFVFLLLAALYESLLLPVSVILIVPMCILAAMLGVVSRGLDRNILVEIGLVVLIGLAAKNAILIVEFAKQAEDAGQSKFEAAVTAARTRLRPILMTSLAFILGVLPLAVAQGAGAEMRQSIGTAVFFGMLGVTLFGLAFTPTFYVVVRIFARYFRSGSAREPTPAAARSDGSFAQEIGLREARQLDLSRAKRWLDGLRRRLQ
- a CDS encoding (2Fe-2S) ferredoxin domain-containing protein, whose protein sequence is MNADPVRLLVCVGPRCDAEGKGRTLLASVETSFAQAFSQELASGRFALATRDCLRLCTREPVVRFEPSGDALSNPSLDELLRLTRAALAEQVLAPSRRSD
- the glyA gene encoding serine hydroxymethyltransferase translates to MAQTHSEFASALSADPELAAAIAGELRRQQDGVELIASENIVSRLVLEAQGSILTNKTVEGLPFARYYGGAEFADAIEALAIERAKRLFNCRFANVQPHSGSNANAGVFLGLLKLGDTILSMNVAAGGHISHGHPATLTGRDYKIITYGVSRESERIDLDEMRDLARRERPRMIIAGGSAYPRAIDFASMRAIADEVGAYLLVDMAHFAGLVATGLYPDPLPHAHVVTTTTYKSLRGARGGMVLWNDDGLSKPINGGVFPGVQGSVLLLGVAGKAACLGEALRPEFATYNRAVIDNARALARALADAGLRIVSGGTDMGLMLVDLAARGVTGDIAAKALERAGLAVNKNMIPFDPRPPEAPSGLRLSSNAGTTRGFGVAEFETIAGWIDRVLKGPSDDALIEAVRKDVAALCARHPIY
- the gyrB gene encoding DNA topoisomerase (ATP-hydrolyzing) subunit B encodes the protein MSDSDNRNGDPAEYGAGSIRVLRGLDAVRKRPGMYIGDTDDGTGLHHMVYEVVDNAIDEALAGHATHVDVTLNADGSCTVFDNGRGIPTDIHHEEGVSAAEVIMTQLHAGGKFDQNSYKVSGGLHGVGVSVVNALSVWLKLRVWRDGKEHAIEFANGDAVAPLVVVGDAPVVDGAPKRGTEVTFLPSPATFTMTEFDYATIEHRLRELAFLNSGVRIVLTDARHAEVKREELYYEGGLEAFVRYLDRAKTPLVSAPILIHGQRDQINVEVALWWNDSYHENVLAFTNNIPQRDGGAHLAGFRGGLTRQITGYADSSGIAKREKVDLTGDDCREGLTCVLSVKVPDPKFSSQTKDKLVSSEVRPAVENIVNELLGQWLEEHPAEAKTVVSKVCEAAAAREAARKARELTRRKGALDVANLPGKLADCQERDPAKAELFIVEGDSAGGTAKQGRNREFQAVLPLRGKILNVERARFDKMLSSEQIGTLITALGTGVGRDEFNADKLRYHKVIIMTDADVDGAHIRTLILTFFYRQMPELIERGHIFIAQAPLYKVMRGKSTQYLKDERALEDYLIESLLDGAVLRTGSEDRAGADLRQTLEDTRAFRNVMLSLHSRYDRAVVEQAAMAGDLTPLTDEAEAKRYADDIARRLDAISEETERGWSGEVRDGGQSLEYVFKRTLRGVTHAVTLDASLLNSSEARKLHERAESLREIFAAPATLIRRGDEAPLSGPLALYDAMNSIGRKGLTIQRYKGLGEMNAEQLWETTLDRDARSLLQVKVKEAVEADDIFVKLMGDVVEPRREFIQDNALNVANLDV
- a CDS encoding zinc-dependent alcohol dehydrogenase — translated: MKALTFHGKSDIRCESVPDPKIEDPRDAIIKVTACAICGSDLHIFDGIVPEMHTGDVLGHETMGEVVEVGSETKKLKVGDRVVVPFTISCGECFFCQRGYFSACERTNRDHAKAEKLWGHSPAGLFGYSHLLGGYAGGQAEYLRVPHADVGPIKAPSQLRDDQVLFLSDIFPTGYMAAEFCDIKPGDVIAIWGCGPVGQFAIRSAFLLGAERVIAIDSLPERLSLAKAAGAETLDYGKVDVYDAIQSMTEGRGADACIDAVGTEPDPTASIDSMIDRAKVATFLGTDQPHVLRQAIHCCRNFGTVSIVGVYAGFLDKVPLGSAMNRGLTFRMAQTPVQRYLPRLLERIESGEIDPSFVVTHRGSLDDGPELYKTFRDRKDGCVKVVLTP